In Pseudomonas sp. FP1742, the DNA window TTCTCGTTCCTGTTGATCGGCTACTGGCACCACCGCGCCGATGCGCGACGGGGTGCTTATATGGCACTGATGGTCACCGGCGCGGGCGGTTTGTGTTTGCTGGCGGGGGTCATGTTGCTCGGCCATGTGGTCGGCAGCTATGACCTGGACAAGGTCCTGGCCGCCGGCGATCTGATTCGCGCGCATGCCCTCTACCCTATTCTGCTGCCCCTGATCCTGATTGGCGCCCTGAGCAAAAGTGCGCAATTTCCCTTCCACTTCTGGTTGCCCCACGCGATGGCGGCACCGACCCCGGTCTCGGCGTATCTGCACTCGGCGACCATGGTCAAGGCCGGGGTGTTCCTGCTCGCACGCCTGTGGCCGTCGCTGTCCGGCAGTGAAGAATGGTTCTACATCGTCAGTGGGGCCGGCGCCTGCACGCTGTTGCTCGGCGCGTATTGCGCGATGTTCCAGAACGACCTCAAGGGCCTGCTGGCCTACTCGACCATCAGCCATTTGGGCCTGATCACCCTGCTGCTGGGCCTGAATAGTCCGCTGGCCGCCGTGGCCGCGGTGTTCCACATTCTTAACCACGCCACGTTCAAGGCCTCGCTGTTCATGGCCGCCGGGATCATCGACCACGAAAGCGGCACCCGGGACATTCGCAAACTCAGCGGCCTGGTCAAACTGATCCCGTTCACCGCCACCCTGGCCATGGTCGCCAGCGCCTCCATGGCCGGCGTGCCGCTGCTCAACGGCTTCCTGTCGAAAGAGATGTTCTTCGCCGAAACCGTGTTCATCAACGCCACGGCCTGGATCGAGATGACCCTGCCGATCGTCGCGACCATTGCCGGGACATTCAGCGTCGCTTACTCCCTGCGCTTCACCGTCGACGTGTTCTTCGGCCCGACCGCCACCGACCTGCCGCACACTCCTCACGAGCCACCGCGCTGGATGCGCGCGCCGGTGGAGTTGCTGGTGTTCACCTGTCTGGTGGTGGGAATTTTCCCCGCTCAAGTGGTCGGCTCGCTGCTCGCGGCGGCGGCATTACCGGTGGTGGGTGGCACGCTGCCCGAGTACAGCCTGGCGATCTGGCACGGCTGGAACGCACCGATGATCATGAGCCTGATCGCCATGTCCGGCGGCATCGTGCTCTACCTGTTGCTGCGCAATCAGCTCAAGCGCGGGCGTTTCATGCACCCGCCGGTGATCAGCCATTTCAATGGCAAGCGCCTGTTCGAGCGCTGCCTGGTGATCATGATGCGTCTGGCCCGTCGTCTGGAGCGGCGGATCAGCACCCGGCGCCTGCAAACCCAACTGTTTCTGGTGGTGCTCGCCGCCGTGCTGGCCGGGTTGATCCCGATGCTGCACAGCAGCCTGAGCTGGGGCGACCGGGCGAAAATTCCGGGCTCGATCGTGTTCGTGATCCTCTGGCTGCTGGCAATTGCCTGTGCCCTCGGCGCGGCCTGGCAAGCCAAGTATCACCGGCTCGCGGCCCTGACCATGGTCAGTGTCTGCGGCCTGATGACCTGCGTGACCTTCGTCTGGTTCTCGGCGCCGGACCTGGCCCTGACGCAACTGGTGGTCGAAGTGGTGACCACGGTGCTGATCCTGCTCGGCCTGCGCTGGTTGCCACGACGGATCGAAGAGGTATCGCCGTTGCCGAGCAGCCTGCGCAAGGCGCGGGTGCGGCGGGTTCGCGACTTGCTGCTGTCGAGCGCGGTCGGTGGCGGCATGGCGTTGCTGTCCTACGCGATGCTGACCCGCCAGACGCCCAACGACATTTCCTCTTTCTACCTCAGTCGCGCCCTGCCCGAAGGCGGCGGCAGCAACGTGGTCAACGTAATGCTGGTGGATTTCCGTGGCTTCGACACCCTCGGTGAAATCACCGTGCTGGTGGCAGTGGCCCTGGCGGTGTTCGCCCTGCTGCGACGCTTCCGCCCTCCGAAAGAAAGCCTGCAACTGCCGGCCCAACAGCGTCTGCTGGCCCCCGACGTGGTCACCGATCTGGTCAACCCGCGTCACGCCAGCGACACCGCGCTCGGGTTCATGATGGTGCCGGCGGTGCTGGTGCGCCTGCTGTTGCCGATCGCCCTGGTGATCTCGTTCTATCTGTTCCTGCGCGGGCACAACCAGCCGGGTGGCGGTTTCGTCGCCGGGCTGGTGATGTCGGTGGCGTTCATCCTGCAATACATGGTCGCCGGCACCCAGTGGGTCGAGGCGCAAATGAGCCTGCGGCCGCTGCGCTGGATGGGCACCGGGCTACTGTTCGCCACGGTCACCGGGCTTGGCGCGATGGCGGTCGGGTATCCGTTCCTGACCACACACACCTGGCATTTCGAACTGCCGCTACTGGGTGACATTCACATCGCCAGCGCGCTGTTCTTCGACATTGGCGTGTATGCCGTGGTGGTCGGTTCGACGCTGTTGATCCTCACCGCCCTCGCCCACCAATCGGTACGCGGTCATAAAACCAGCGCGCAAACCAGGCCCGTGGCCAAAGCCGCTGTCACCCAAGGAGCCATCTGATGGAAGAAGTCATCGCAATCGCCATCGGTGTACTGGCCGCGTCTGGCGTATGGTTGATCCTGCGACCACGGACGTTCCAGGTGGTCATGGGCCTGTGCCTGCTGTCCTATGGCGTCAACCTGTTCATCTTCAGCATGGGCAGCCTGTTCATCGGCAAGGAGCCGAACATCAAGGACGGCGTACCCCAGGATTTGCTGCACTACACCGACCCGCTGCCGCAAGCGCTGGTGCTGACCGCGATCGTCATCAGTTTCGCCATGACCGCGCTGTTCCTGGTGGTGCTGCTCGCCTCCCGGGGCCTGACCGGCACCGACCATGTGGATGGCCGGGAGCCTAAAGAATGATGGCGATGACTCACTTGATCGTCGCACCGATCCTGCTGCCGCTGCTGACCGCCGCCGTGATGCTGATGCTGGGCGAAAAACACCGCCCGCTGAAGGCCAGGATCAACCTGTTCTCCAGCCTGCTGGGGCTGGGCATTGCCGTGATGTTGCTGCAATGGACGCAAACCACCGGCGTGCCGGGCTCCATTGGCGTGTACCTGCCGGGCAACTGGCAAGCGCCGTTCGGCATCGTGCTGGTGGTCGATCGCCTGTCAGCGTTGATGCTGGTGCTGACCGGGATCATCGGCGTCAGCGCGCTGCTGTTCGCCATGGCCCGCTGGGACGGCGCCGGTTCGAGTTTTCACGCGCTGTTCCAGATTCAGTTGATGGGCCTGTACGGTGCCTTCCTCACGGCGGACCTGTTCAACCTGTTCGTGTTTTTCGAAGTACTGCTCGCCGCCTCTTACGGGCTGATGCTGCACGGCTCGGGTCGGGCGCGGGTGTCGTCGGGGCTGCATTACGTCTCGATCAACCTGCTGGCCTCGTCGCTGTTCCTGATTGGCGCGGCGCTGATCTACGGCGTTACCGGCACACTGAACATGGCCGACCTGGCACTGAAAATCCCGCTGGTGCCGGAAGCCGATCGCGGCCTGCTGCATGCCGGCGCGGCGATTCTGGCGGTGGCGTTCCTGGCCAAGGCCGGGATGTGGCCGTTGAACTTCTGGCTGGTGCCGGCCTACTCCGCGGCCAGCGCACCGGTGGCGGCGATGTTCGCGATCATGACCAAAGTCGGCGTCTACACCTTGCTGCGCCTGTGGACGCTGCTGTTCTCCGGCCAGGCCGGAGCCTCCGCGTACTTCGGTGGCGACTGGCTGATCTACGGCGGCATGGCGACCATCATCTGCGCTGCGGTGGCGATCCTCGCCGCGCAACGCCTGGAACGCCTGGCCAGCCTGAGTATCCTGGTGTCGGCAGGCATTCTGTTGTCGGCCATCGGTTTCGCCCAGCCGAACCTGATCGGCGCTGCGCTGTTTTATCTGGTCAGCTCGACCCTGGCGTTGAGCGCACTGTTCCTGCTGGCGGAGTTGATCGAGCGTTCGCGTTCAGCCAACGAAATGCCGCTATTTGATGACGGCGAGTTGCTCCCACGGCCCCTGGAATCCTTGCAGCCACCCAAGGGTTTCAACCTCGATGACGACCAGAAAGCCGTGGTCGGCCAGGTGATTCCCTGGACCATGGCTTTCCTTGGCCTGAGCTTCATCGCTTGCGCCTTGCTGATCATCGGCATGCCGCCGCTCTCCGGATTCATCGGCAAACTCAGCCTGCTCAGCGCCCTGCTCAACCCCCTGGGCCTGGGTCATGGCAGCGACGAACCGGTATCGAACGACGCGTGGGGGTTGCTGGCGTTGTTGATCCTGTCCGGACTGGCCTCGCTGATCGCTTTCTCGCGTGTGGGTATCCAGCGTTTCTGGACCCCGCAAGAGCGGCCATCGCCCTTGCTGCGTCGTCTGGAATGCGTGCCGATCATGGTTCTGCTGGGGCTGAGCATCGCCCTGACGTTCAAGGCTGAACCGCTGTTGCGCTACACCCAAGCGGCTGCGCTGGCGTTGAATAACCCTCAGCAATACGTGATGGCGGTGCTCGGCACCCGTGCGGTTCCGAGCCCGGAAGCCCGGGCAGTATTGGTAGAGGTGCAACCATGAAGCGCCTGTTTCCCGCACCGTGGTTGTCGTTGGCGTTGTGGCTGCTGTGGCTGGTGTTGAACTTGTCGATGAGCCCCGGCAATGTGCTGTTGGGCGCGGCGCTGGGGATCTGCGCGCCGTTGATGATGCGCAAGCTGCGACCGCTGCCGATCCGCATTCGTCGCCCCGGGGTAATCCTGCGCCTGTTCTTGCTGGTCGGGCGCGATGTGCTGGTGTCCAACCTCGCCGTGGCCTGGGGCGTGCTCAACGCGGGCCGTCGTGCGCCTCGCTCGCGGTTCATCAAGGTGCCGCTGGAGTTGCGCGATGCCAACGGCCTGGCGGCGCTGTCGATCATCTGCACGGTAATTCCCGGCACGGTCTGGTCGGAGCTGGCACTGGATCGCAGCATTCTGCTGCTGCACGTTTTCGATCTGGATGACGAAGGTCCATTCATCCAGCACTTC includes these proteins:
- a CDS encoding monovalent cation/H+ antiporter subunit D; its protein translation is MMAMTHLIVAPILLPLLTAAVMLMLGEKHRPLKARINLFSSLLGLGIAVMLLQWTQTTGVPGSIGVYLPGNWQAPFGIVLVVDRLSALMLVLTGIIGVSALLFAMARWDGAGSSFHALFQIQLMGLYGAFLTADLFNLFVFFEVLLAASYGLMLHGSGRARVSSGLHYVSINLLASSLFLIGAALIYGVTGTLNMADLALKIPLVPEADRGLLHAGAAILAVAFLAKAGMWPLNFWLVPAYSAASAPVAAMFAIMTKVGVYTLLRLWTLLFSGQAGASAYFGGDWLIYGGMATIICAAVAILAAQRLERLASLSILVSAGILLSAIGFAQPNLIGAALFYLVSSTLALSALFLLAELIERSRSANEMPLFDDGELLPRPLESLQPPKGFNLDDDQKAVVGQVIPWTMAFLGLSFIACALLIIGMPPLSGFIGKLSLLSALLNPLGLGHGSDEPVSNDAWGLLALLILSGLASLIAFSRVGIQRFWTPQERPSPLLRRLECVPIMVLLGLSIALTFKAEPLLRYTQAAALALNNPQQYVMAVLGTRAVPSPEARAVLVEVQP
- a CDS encoding monovalent cation/H+ antiporter subunit A is translated as MSLIVLLLLPFIGSCLAALLPHNARNTESLLAGLVALIGTVQVALLYPQIAHGGVIREEFFWLPSLGLNFVLRMDGFAWLFSMLVLGIGTLVSLYARYYMSPDDPVPRFFAFFLAFMGAMLGLVISGNLIQIVFFWELTSLFSFLLIGYWHHRADARRGAYMALMVTGAGGLCLLAGVMLLGHVVGSYDLDKVLAAGDLIRAHALYPILLPLILIGALSKSAQFPFHFWLPHAMAAPTPVSAYLHSATMVKAGVFLLARLWPSLSGSEEWFYIVSGAGACTLLLGAYCAMFQNDLKGLLAYSTISHLGLITLLLGLNSPLAAVAAVFHILNHATFKASLFMAAGIIDHESGTRDIRKLSGLVKLIPFTATLAMVASASMAGVPLLNGFLSKEMFFAETVFINATAWIEMTLPIVATIAGTFSVAYSLRFTVDVFFGPTATDLPHTPHEPPRWMRAPVELLVFTCLVVGIFPAQVVGSLLAAAALPVVGGTLPEYSLAIWHGWNAPMIMSLIAMSGGIVLYLLLRNQLKRGRFMHPPVISHFNGKRLFERCLVIMMRLARRLERRISTRRLQTQLFLVVLAAVLAGLIPMLHSSLSWGDRAKIPGSIVFVILWLLAIACALGAAWQAKYHRLAALTMVSVCGLMTCVTFVWFSAPDLALTQLVVEVVTTVLILLGLRWLPRRIEEVSPLPSSLRKARVRRVRDLLLSSAVGGGMALLSYAMLTRQTPNDISSFYLSRALPEGGGSNVVNVMLVDFRGFDTLGEITVLVAVALAVFALLRRFRPPKESLQLPAQQRLLAPDVVTDLVNPRHASDTALGFMMVPAVLVRLLLPIALVISFYLFLRGHNQPGGGFVAGLVMSVAFILQYMVAGTQWVEAQMSLRPLRWMGTGLLFATVTGLGAMAVGYPFLTTHTWHFELPLLGDIHIASALFFDIGVYAVVVGSTLLILTALAHQSVRGHKTSAQTRPVAKAAVTQGAI
- a CDS encoding Na+/H+ antiporter subunit C, producing the protein MEEVIAIAIGVLAASGVWLILRPRTFQVVMGLCLLSYGVNLFIFSMGSLFIGKEPNIKDGVPQDLLHYTDPLPQALVLTAIVISFAMTALFLVVLLASRGLTGTDHVDGREPKE
- a CDS encoding Na+/H+ antiporter subunit E, whose amino-acid sequence is MKRLFPAPWLSLALWLLWLVLNLSMSPGNVLLGAALGICAPLMMRKLRPLPIRIRRPGVILRLFLLVGRDVLVSNLAVAWGVLNAGRRAPRSRFIKVPLELRDANGLAALSIICTVIPGTVWSELALDRSILLLHVFDLDDEGPFIQHFKATYERPLMEIFE